TGCCCAGAGAAGTGTGCCGGCGAAGATTGAAAGCAGAATGATTATCCCGCCCATTGTGGGCGTGTTGCGTTTATTCTTCATGCACTCATTGAGAGCCTTTGTGTTGAAATCCGGCACGTCCTTTATCTTCATCGAAAGCAGCCATTTGATGATCCGCTTGCCGAAGATGAATGTTACAAGGAAGCTGGTTATCATTGCAAGCAGCCCGCGGAATGTTACCTCCTGATAGGCGTAGAAGCCTAATGATTCGAGCTGTTCTCTGAAGATGTTCAGTAAATGGAAGAGCATATTCTAACCCTTTGAATATGAGTTTATATTTTCAATTCTGCTTATTACAGGCTCTATCAGTCTCTCGAGCCGCATTGATCGCGAGCCTTTTATAAGCAGAGCTTCGTTTCCTCTCAGCTCCTCCAGAAGACTTCTCTCAAGGGCATCGTAATCCTCAAAAGCCATCCCGGCATCTGCCCCGAATCCCTCAAGCATACATTCAGCAAAATCGCCGAAGGCAAAAAGCTTGTCTGCACCGGAATCTCTGAGCTTCCTGCCTGCCTGAATATGAAGCTGCTCTGAGCTTTCTCCCAGCTCCTTCATATCGCCTGCAACAGCAATCTTAACCGCCTGCCTCTGCGCCGCAAGAACTTCTGCTGCATTAGCAAGTGAGCCCGGGTTCGAATTGTAGCAGTCGTTGATTACTGATGACTGCCTGCAGTGGATAATCTCGAGCCTTCCGCCTTCGGTTTTCAGTTTCCCTGCGGCTTTTTTAATTTGTTCATCGCTTAGCCCGCAACGGACTGCAGCAAGGCGGGCGGCTATAAAATTCTCGAGATTGCCTTTTCCCGGCAGCGGAATTTGGAACTGAGTTCCGCTGATTGTTATTTTAGAGCCCTTATAATTTATTTCAAAGCTTTCTATATCATTTTCTCTGCCGACAAGGGGGTTATTCAGCGAAAAGAATTGTATGTTTGCTGCATCACCGCGCAGGGCATCGATTAGCTCTTTCTGACTCTTGCAGATTAACATCCCGTTTGGTTTGAGCCCTTCAATTATAGAAGCCTTCTCTCTGGCAATGTTTTCCAGAGATCCGAATCCTTCAATATGTGCGGGCAGAACACACGTGATAATTGCTATATCCGGCCTTGCGATTCTGGAAAGCTTTTCTATCTCCCCCACAGCGTTCGTGCCTGCCTCGAGAACGAGGAATTCATCATCTTTCTCTGCATTAAGTATGCTTATCGGAAGGCCGATCTGGTTGTTGAAGCTTTTCTCTGCTCCGCTTGTTTTGCGGTATTGCGAGAGGATTGTCTTTAGCATCTCGCGGGTGGTGGTTTTGCCCGCAGAGCCTGTAACAGCGATTACCTTTGCGTTTATCCTGTCGCGCCAAGCCGAGGCGATTTTCCCCAGAGCAGCAGTTGAGTTTTCTGCAAGGATTATATTGTGCTTTTTCTCTCTCAGTTTGCGTGCGGTTTCGGGATTATCTAATACAGCCGCAGATGCGCCTTTGCTGAGGGCCTCTTCTGCGAAGCGGTTTGCATCGAAATGTTCGCCTTTTATTGCGATGAAGCAGTCGCCGGAAGTGATTTTTCGTGAATCAATGCAGAAGCGGCGAATCTGGATTTCATTCACCCTTCTCGAAGTTCTGTCTCCAACTATATCTGCCAGTTCACTAAACGAGAACATCATCTTTCCATAATATTTTCTGCTGTTTTTTTGTCGCTGAAATCCCGCCTGCCTTCGGCGTTTTCCTGATATTCCTCGTGTCCCTTGCCCGCTATAATCACAGTATCTTCCGGACGGGCAAGGCTGATTGCCTTTTCAATCGCAATTTTTCTGTCTGACAGCCTTAAAACGTGTTCAAGCGAGGAAAACCCTTCGCTGATTTGATCGAGTATTGTCTCGGGATCTTCTTTTCGCGGATTATCGTTTGTAATAATCGATATATCCGAATACTTCTCGCTAACCTTCGCCATACGAGGCCTTTTGGTTTCGTCCCTGCAGCCCCCGCAGCCGAAAACGGTAATCAGCCTGCCTTCAGTGATTGGGCGAAGTGTTTGAAGCACGTTTTCCAGAGCGTCATCGGTATGGGCATAATCCACGAACACGTTCGGCCCTCTCTCATTGGGCACTCTCTCGAGCCTGCCCTTCGGCGGCCTGCATTTTTTCAGCCCTTCAGCTATTTGCCCTAAATCCAGCCCCGCAGACAGAGCTAACCCCGCAGCGGCGAGCTGATTGCTTATATTGAACTTGCCTGCTAACTGCGTTTCCACGGTAAATTCCCTGCCTTCCCAGCAGAGCAGGTAACTGGTGGAAGAGGGCGAAATTTTTATTTCTTTTGCCGCTAAAACCCCTTCATTGCTGTTTTTCAGCGAATACCCTATCATTCCGCACTCCAATTCTTCTGCAAGCTCCCTGCCTTCCGGAGAGTCGAGATTTATTACTCCGCTGGAAATTGGCGGAGTGTGGTGGAAGAGCTTTTTCTTGGCCGCGAAATAATTATCAAGGGTTTTGTGATAGTCTAAATGTTCGCCGGAGAGGTTGGTGAAAGCAGCGGCTTTGATATTTATGCCGGCAAGTCTTTCCTGGTCGAGGGCATGGCTGCTTGCTTCAATGCAAACTGCTTTACCCCCGTTTTCTGCTGTTATTTGCAGCATCCGGGATAAAGTCTCGGCAGGAGGGGTGGTCATAAACGCATGGCTTTTCCCCTCGCTCCCGCATAAGTCGTTCCATACCGTTCCAATCAGTCCGGTCTTTATTCCAGCTTGCTCCAAGAGCTGTTTGGTAAGCGAGGCAACGGTTGTTTTTCCGTTAGTGCCGGTAACAGCGAGGCAGCACAGTTTTTCCGAGGGGTTTCCGCAGGCAAAGTTGGAAAGGATTCCAAGAGCCTCACGAGAATTCTCTGTTTTCAGTGCGGGAAGGTTAGCGGGTAGATTCCCGTTTTGATAAACAATAAAGCCTGCCCCATTTCGGGCTGCCTGAGAGATGTAATTATGTCCGTCTGCCTTAACGCCCTTAACTGCAACAAATAAATCTCCCTCCTGCACCTCACGGGAATCGCTTGTTACCCTGAGTTTGGCGCTTGAAGCGAGATATTTTATTGCAGGCGATAAGTCCATTTCACACACACAGCTTTGCTAAACGAGTTTCGATATGCACCTTGCCAGCTCGCCGAGATCTCGTTCTTCGAGGATATATTTAAGCTGAGCAGGTTTTATTTCTAATTTCTTGAGCTGAGTTTCAGCTTTCTTCCAGAGGCTTGCTTGTTTCTTTTCTGATTCACAGATATAAAGCTCTGAAACAATCTCCTGGAGCTTTTGGAGCGCTATTGTGTCGAGGTTTTTGTAGTAGTTTTTGATAATATTCTTTTGATGCTGTGAGTAGCCCCTGGCCATAAACGAATCCCCGGTCCGAGTTTCAAATAAGTTAAGTTTAACCCTTTTGAGTGGTATTGTACTGTTTTGAGTGGATATTGGAAGGGTAAATATTGGCAAAAAATGAAAATTTTAATGTGAAAAGTGAAAGCAAATGGAAAAATTTTTAATTTTTTTGGAAATTTTTCTTGATTCGACAAATTTACAAGGTATATTCTAATATTGAACCAACACCTTTATTAAGGTTTGGTTGTAGCGGCAGCCGAAAACTTCTTATTAAAAGGAAGACGAAAAATTGGCTTTTTTATCCGGAGAATACGATCATAAGATAGATCCCGAATCCAACAGGGTCAGCCTGAAGGTTGAGCTCAAGAAGATGCTCAGCGATACCGGCTTCACCGGGACCTACTACCTTACCCTCGGAGAGCGGGGGGTTCTCTGCCTCTATCCTGAAAAGGTTTACGAGCATTTCGTTTTCAAAGGCGCTCCCAAAACTGAAGGGGGCGAGGTGAAAGACGATCAGATCGTAGCCTATGAGAGGATGAATTTCGGTTTTGCCACAAGGTGCGAGTTCGATAAACAGGGACGTTTGCTTATCCCCCAGAGGATAAGGCGAAGAGCAGTGCTGGGAACGGATATAGTGATTGTGGGTGTGAACGATCATCTCGAAATATGGGATCCGGACAGATGGGAAGCCTATGCAGAGCAGATGCTTCCGGTTCACAATCAGCAGCACGGAGGCGCAAGGAAAGCCGCCTTCGAGGAAGCTTTGTCCAGAAATTTGTGATTTAGAAAATCGCTCATGGATGGTTCGTCGGTCAGGAGGACCATTTTTAGTTCTTTGAAAA
This window of the Sedimentisphaera salicampi genome carries:
- a CDS encoding UDP-N-acetylmuramoyl-L-alanyl-D-glutamate--2,6-diaminopimelate ligase, which produces MDLSPAIKYLASSAKLRVTSDSREVQEGDLFVAVKGVKADGHNYISQAARNGAGFIVYQNGNLPANLPALKTENSREALGILSNFACGNPSEKLCCLAVTGTNGKTTVASLTKQLLEQAGIKTGLIGTVWNDLCGSEGKSHAFMTTPPAETLSRMLQITAENGGKAVCIEASSHALDQERLAGINIKAAAFTNLSGEHLDYHKTLDNYFAAKKKLFHHTPPISSGVINLDSPEGRELAEELECGMIGYSLKNSNEGVLAAKEIKISPSSTSYLLCWEGREFTVETQLAGKFNISNQLAAAGLALSAGLDLGQIAEGLKKCRPPKGRLERVPNERGPNVFVDYAHTDDALENVLQTLRPITEGRLITVFGCGGCRDETKRPRMAKVSEKYSDISIITNDNPRKEDPETILDQISEGFSSLEHVLRLSDRKIAIEKAISLARPEDTVIIAGKGHEEYQENAEGRRDFSDKKTAENIMER
- a CDS encoding division/cell wall cluster transcriptional repressor MraZ, encoding MAFLSGEYDHKIDPESNRVSLKVELKKMLSDTGFTGTYYLTLGERGVLCLYPEKVYEHFVFKGAPKTEGGEVKDDQIVAYERMNFGFATRCEFDKQGRLLIPQRIRRRAVLGTDIVIVGVNDHLEIWDPDRWEAYAEQMLPVHNQQHGGARKAAFEEALSRNL
- a CDS encoding UDP-N-acetylmuramoyl-tripeptide--D-alanyl-D-alanine ligase, giving the protein MMFSFSELADIVGDRTSRRVNEIQIRRFCIDSRKITSGDCFIAIKGEHFDANRFAEEALSKGASAAVLDNPETARKLREKKHNIILAENSTAALGKIASAWRDRINAKVIAVTGSAGKTTTREMLKTILSQYRKTSGAEKSFNNQIGLPISILNAEKDDEFLVLEAGTNAVGEIEKLSRIARPDIAIITCVLPAHIEGFGSLENIAREKASIIEGLKPNGMLICKSQKELIDALRGDAANIQFFSLNNPLVGRENDIESFEINYKGSKITISGTQFQIPLPGKGNLENFIAARLAAVRCGLSDEQIKKAAGKLKTEGGRLEIIHCRQSSVINDCYNSNPGSLANAAEVLAAQRQAVKIAVAGDMKELGESSEQLHIQAGRKLRDSGADKLFAFGDFAECMLEGFGADAGMAFEDYDALERSLLEELRGNEALLIKGSRSMRLERLIEPVISRIENINSYSKG